One Hordeum vulgare subsp. vulgare chromosome 4H, MorexV3_pseudomolecules_assembly, whole genome shotgun sequence DNA window includes the following coding sequences:
- the LOC123447015 gene encoding ras-related protein Rab5A-like, which produces MAASAGSKIRNAKLVLLGDVGAGKSSLVLRFVKGQFVEFQESTIGAAFFSQTLAVNDETVKFEIWDTAGQERYHSLAPMYYRGAAAAIVVYDISNQASFTRAKKWVQELQAQGNQNTVVALAGNKADLLEAREVQIEEAKTYAQENGLFFMETSAKTATNVNDIFYEIAKRLLQGQAAQNPQAAGMVLSQRPNERVVSAASCCS; this is translated from the exons ATGGCGGCCAGCGCCGGCAGCAAGATCCGCAACGCCAAGCTG GTTCTTCTCGGCGATGTGGGTGCTGGGAAATCCAGCCTGGTGCTTCGGTTCGTAAAAGGACAATTTGTTGAGTTCCAG GAATCGACAATTGGAGCGGCTTTCTTCTCTCAAACACTGGCTGTTAATGACGAGACTGTGAAGTTTGAAATCTGGGATACTGCTGGGCAGGAGAGGTATCATAGCTTGGCCCCCATGTACTATAGGGGTGCTGCCGCAGCCATAGTTGTCTATGACATCTCGAACCAG GCATCCTTCACCCGAGCAAAGAAATGGGTTCAAGAACTTCAAGCTCAAG GAAACCAGAATACAGTAGTGGCTCTTGCTGGCAACAAAGCTGATTTGCTAGAGGCGAGGGAGGTTCAAATAGAG GAAGCCAAGACATATGCGCAGGAGAATGGCCTCTTCTTCATGGAAACGTCTGCCAAGACTGCAACCAatgtgaatgacatattttatgagATTG CGAAGAGACTGCTGCAAGGGCAGGCGGCGCAGAACCCACAGGCGGCGGGGATGGTTCTCTCCCAGAGACCCAACGAGAGAGTGGTCAGCGCGGCTTCGTGCTGCTCCTGA